A stretch of DNA from Acidobacteriota bacterium:
GACGCTCTCGGGGACGGTGGACTACGTCGGCCGGTTCGAGCCGGGCGGACGCTACGAGTTCAACAGCCACTCGGGATCCGTGCGGATCACGGCGGCCGGGCCGGTTGGATTCGAGCTGCAGGCGACGACGTTCAGCGGCCGGATCCGCCCGGAAGGCCTGTCGCTGCAGGCCATGACGATGAACCGCGGGGCGCTCCGCGCCACTGTCGGCGACGGCTCGGCCGTCGTCGTGGCGCAGACGTTCAGCGGCGACGTCGTGATTACGAAACGGTGAACGCGCCTACTTGCCCGGCGCGAGGCCGAGGTGCACGAGGTACTGGGTCCCGCCGATGTTCGCCCAGACACGCAGGTACTCGGCGCCTCTGAGCAGTTGCACGCGGGCGGCGCCAGGCGCGGGCGGCGCGCTCTCCGCGACGTCCTTCAGCTCCGCCGGCCGGACGACGCTCGCGAGCTCCCGGCCCTTGACGGCGCCGCTCTGCACGAACTCCACCCAGCGCGTGCTCTCCTGCGACTGCCCGACCACCGGCTCGATCGGATCGTTCGCAAGGCGCAACGTGTAAGTGCCGGCCGGCAACGGCTGGCCATCGGCCAGAACCGCACGGGGAAGCCTCACCGACCCGACCGTGCCCGACTGCGCGCCCAAGGACGTGGCCCCCAGGCTCGCACCCACTGCCGCGACGACCGCCCACCTGATCAGATGTCCGACCGACATGCTGGCCTCCCCACCACCGCAGTATAAGGCCGCGCCGGCCGCCGGCGGCACGGCGGTTAGATGGCCATCAGATCGAACTGCTCGTGGTGCAACTGCTCGTCGGCGCGGACCGTGACGCGGCGGCCGACCGCTTCTTCCAGCTCGTGAAAGACGCTGCGGCTCTCGTCCTTGAAGGCGCGGGCGATCTCCGGATTCACGCGGAGGACCAGGCTGTAGCCGTCGAGCTCGTGGCGGACCTTCTTGATCTCGGTCAGGATGTCGTAGCAGATCGTGGCGCTCGCCTTGATCGTCCCGGTCCCGGAGCAGTACGGACACGGCTCGGTGAGCATCCGCTCGAGGCTGCTCTTCACCCGCTTGCGCGTGATGATGATGAGCCCGAAATCCGAGACCTGCACCGACTTCGACGGCGCCCGATCCTTGCGGAGCTCCTGCTCGACCGCCTGCGCGACCTTCTGGCGGTTCTTCTTCTCCTCCATGTCGATGAAGTCGAGCACGATGATGCCGCCGAGATCGCGGAGCCGGATCTGGCGCACGATCTCGCGAACGGCTTCGAGGTTGGTCTTGACGATCGTGTCCTCGAGCCGGCCCGCGGACTTCTTGCCCACGTACCTGCCGGTGTTCACGTCGATCGCGACGAGCGCCTCGGTCTGGTTGATGACGATGTAGCCGCCCGACTTGAGCCAGACCTTGCTGCGGAGCGCCTTGTCGATCTCGCTCTGCACGCCGTACTCGTCGAAGATCGGGTAGTCCTTGCTGTAGTGCTTCACGCGCCCGACCATGCCGGGCATGATGCGCTGCACGAACGCCACCACCCGCCGGTACTCCTCGGCATCGTCGATCCGGATGGCCGAGAACTGGTCGTTGAGCAGGTCGCGCAGCAGCTTCGTGACGAGGCTCTCCTCGCGGAACAGCACGGCCGGCGTGCGTTCGCCGTCGCGCCGGCGCTGAATCTCGGCCCAGACCTGCTGGAAGTAGGTGAGGTCGGTGAGCAGATCGTCCTCGGAGCGGTTGGCCGCCGCGGTCCGGATGATGCAGCCGCCCGGCAGCCCGGACTGCTCGCGAAAGCGCTGCACGACGCCGCGCAGCCGGCGGCGCTCGTCGCGCGATTCGATCTT
This window harbors:
- a CDS encoding Rne/Rng family ribonuclease, translating into MNKEMVISSTRHETRVAILEDDQVVEVFIEREHSRGVVGNIYKGRVSKVLPGMQSAFVNLGLERDAFLYVSDVISPTEESLEDDDEPAAVAAAEVAGAEEGDAVSPDLDTEAAVAVETSPDGPDSTRPTSRDRRGRERTPPTAKIEDLLKEGQEVVVQVVKEPLGTKGARITSHLSLPGRFLVYMPTVDHIGVSRKIESRDERRRLRGVVQRFREQSGLPGGCIIRTAAANRSEDDLLTDLTYFQQVWAEIQRRRDGERTPAVLFREESLVTKLLRDLLNDQFSAIRIDDAEEYRRVVAFVQRIMPGMVGRVKHYSKDYPIFDEYGVQSEIDKALRSKVWLKSGGYIVINQTEALVAIDVNTGRYVGKKSAGRLEDTIVKTNLEAVREIVRQIRLRDLGGIIVLDFIDMEEKKNRQKVAQAVEQELRKDRAPSKSVQVSDFGLIIITRKRVKSSLERMLTEPCPYCSGTGTIKASATICYDILTEIKKVRHELDGYSLVLRVNPEIARAFKDESRSVFHELEEAVGRRVTVRADEQLHHEQFDLMAI